The following coding sequences lie in one Primulina huaijiensis isolate GDHJ02 chromosome 2, ASM1229523v2, whole genome shotgun sequence genomic window:
- the LOC140959846 gene encoding uncharacterized protein, with amino-acid sequence MDSLKFRDVRVEKSHAISKYCRILRITTLFRLVELFVFLVIVVRFCSQFHFSVKSWGEHFRGRFSAENSGKGPDIYDEYVEKCRRNHQSSGNEKLRDMGMNRSKSEKVLRVAHVDDRCRELRRSVTERYCQRTANSGRKNAAANGGITSYCAEDEMSSAEFRQAVEAFISRQQRLLREEEALSDL; translated from the exons ATGGATTCACTAAAGTTTCGTGATGTAAGAGTGGAAAAATCCCATGCAATTTCAAAGTACTGTAGGATTCTGAGAATTACGACTCTGTTTCGGTTGGTGGAGCTTTTTGTTTTCTTGGTCATCGTCGTTCGATTCTGCTCACAGTTCCATTTTTCTGTCAAGTCTTGGGGAGAACATTTCAGGG GGAGATTTTCAGCTGAAAATAGCGGAAAGGGGCCCGATATTTACGACGAGTACGTGGAAAAATGCCGCAGAAACCATCAATCTAGCGGTAACGAGAAACTAAGAGACATGGGAATGAACAGAAGTAAATCAGAGAAAGTGTTGAGAGTGGCGCACGTGGATGATCGCTGCCGTGAGTTGAGACGAAGCGTGACGGAGAGGTACTGTCAGAGAACTGCGAACAGCGGGAGGAAGAACGCGGCGGCGAACGGCGGCATCACCTCGTACTGCGCGGAGGACGAGATGAGTAGCGCAGAGTTCCGGCAGGCCGTGGAGGCATTTATCTCTCGGCAGCAGCGGTTGTTGAGGGAAGAAGAAGCACTTTCCGATCTATGA